In Streptomyces rapamycinicus NRRL 5491, the genomic stretch CGATGTCACCGTCTCCGACGTCCACCATCCGGTAGCCGTCGGGGACGGTTTCGTCGTGCTCCCCGTCCTTGACGTGGAAGAGCGGATAGCGGTGCGGGGCCCGCAGGACGTAGGTCAGCGGCTCGAAGGGCGCCGGGGAGCCGTCGGCCTTCCTTCCGAAGCGGTACTGGGCCACGTACGCCCAGTAGATGTCCATCTCCAGGTGGACCAGTTCGGGGTCGGTCTCGGCGAGCAGCACATCGTAGAGGCGGACGTCCGGCCGGTCGGTGGCGAAGGAGAACTCCTCGGCGTGGTTGTGCTGGTAGAACTTCATCCCGCGCGCCTTGGCCGCCGCGCCGTAGGTGTTGAACTCCTCCGCGCAGCGCTTCCAGCCGTCGACCGTGGAGCCGTAGCGCCAGGGCCCGGAGGCGGTGCCCACATGCGGCAGGCCGAGCGCCTCGGCGTCGTCGAGGACCTGGGTGAGGTTGGTGGCGAAGGTGTACGCCTTGGGGTCGTCGGAGTAGTAGCCGACGTGGCTGCCGATACCGCGCAGCCCGTTGTCCCGCATCAGCCGCTTGAGCTGCTTGAGGGTGATGTCGCCGGTGCCCTGGGTGTATCCGGCGAACTCCACCTGGTCGTAGCCGTACCGGGCCAGTTCCTCGAAGACACCGGCGAAGCCGATGGACTGCACCTGGTCGCGGAGGGTGTAGAGCTGGATGCCGAGGTGGCCGCGGGGCACCAGCGGGCCGCCCCGGCCGTGCTGGGCCGACGCGGCGGTGGCGCCGCCCGTCTGGGCGGCCGCGGCGGTGCCGGTGCCGAGCAGACCGGCGGCCGTGGCGCCCGCGGCGACGCCGAGGAATCTGCGGCGGCGGAGGGTCTCGGCGAGTTCGGGGTTGTCCTGGGCCCTCTTCACGGGGTGTCTCCTTCGGTTGCGTTCGTCAGGCCGGCGAGGCTGAGGAGCAGGTTCTTGACGTCGGTGGCGGCCACTTGGCCGCTCACCGCGCCGGGCTGGGAGCAGAGGAGGACGGGGCTGTCCTCCTCGCGGTCCGGGAGGCGGCCGTGGCTGCCGCGCACCGGGGACGGATCGAGCGGGACGACGGCCATGCGGTAGCGCATCCCCGTCTTCTTGCGGGCCAGCGCGGTGGCGGCCCGCACCCGCACATAGGGGTCCTTGG encodes the following:
- a CDS encoding sugar phosphate isomerase/epimerase family protein, producing MKRAQDNPELAETLRRRRFLGVAAGATAAGLLGTGTAAAAQTGGATAASAQHGRGGPLVPRGHLGIQLYTLRDQVQSIGFAGVFEELARYGYDQVEFAGYTQGTGDITLKQLKRLMRDNGLRGIGSHVGYYSDDPKAYTFATNLTQVLDDAEALGLPHVGTASGPWRYGSTVDGWKRCAEEFNTYGAAAKARGMKFYQHNHAEEFSFATDRPDVRLYDVLLAETDPELVHLEMDIYWAYVAQYRFGRKADGSPAPFEPLTYVLRAPHRYPLFHVKDGEHDETVPDGYRMVDVGDGDIDYRRFLSAVGKTHGGRRDHHWMVEHDQPADSLTTARRSARYLRSLRCGGRG